A single window of Eucalyptus grandis isolate ANBG69807.140 chromosome 1, ASM1654582v1, whole genome shotgun sequence DNA harbors:
- the LOC104437747 gene encoding probable pectinesterase/pectinesterase inhibitor 34 produces MNYGRLRPSDPGGSDRCDEPDAPNRRGSALRLVLLAILSLALFLATAASAAVLVFKLRQGGPQPGPKLSPKSAISRTCGLTRYPALCLDALAAFPDAEGASQQDLVHISFNVTLQRFSKALYVSSTIGHLQMEPRVRSAFDDCLELLDDAVDALRRSLNYVTPGGAKSASWSAQDVVTWLSAAMTNQDTCAEGFADVSGGVKQLMAERMRDLSELVSNCLAIFSATAGEDFDGVPIQNRRRRRLMGSSDGDGMPRWLRRKERRLLQMPVTAIQADVTVSKDGNGTCKTISEAIKKAPDYGTRRFIIYVRAGRYEEDNLKVGRKKTNVMFVGDGKSNTIISGGKSIFDNMTTFHTASFAATGAGFIARDITFENWAGPAKHQAVALRVGADHAVVYRCNIIGYQDTLYVHSNRQFFRECDIYGTVDFIFGNAAVVLQNCSLYARKPMPMQKNTITAQNRKDPNQNTGISIHACRILATSDLAASNGSFLSYLGRPWKLYSRTVYMMSYIGSHVHPRGWLEWNATFALDTLYYGEYMNYGPGGAIGQRVNWPGFRVITSPVEAGKFTVGQFIFGTSWLPSTGVAFLAGLTV; encoded by the exons aTGAACTACGGCAGGCTCCGACCCTCGGACCCCGGCGGTTCCGACCGCTGCGACGAGCCCGACGCCCCCAACCGCCGCGGCAGCGCCCTCCGCCTGGTCCTCCTCGCCATCCTCTCCCTCGCCCTCTtcctcgccaccgccgcctccgccgccgtccTCGTCTTCAAGCTCCGCCAGGGCGGCCCGCAGCCCGGCCCAAAGCTCTCCCCCAAGAGCGCCATCTCCCGCACGTGCGGCCTGACGCGGTACCCGGCCCTCTGCCTCGACGCGCTCGCGGCGTTCCCCGACGCCGAGGGCGCCAGCCAGCAGGACCTCGTCCACATTTCCTTCAATGTCACGCTGCAGCGGTTCAGCAAGGCCCTCTACGTGTCGTCGACGATCGGTCACCTCCAGATGGAGCCGCGCGTGAGGTCGGCGTTCGACGACTGCCTCGAGCTCCTCGACGACGCCGTCGACGCCCTCCGCCGCTCCCTCAACTACGTCACCCCCGGCGGTGCCAAGTCCGCCTCTTGGTCGGCTCAG GACGTGGTGACGTGGCTGAGCGCGGCGATGACCAACCAGGACACGTGCGCGGAGGGGTTCGCCGACGTGTCCGGGGGAGTGAAGCAGCTGATGGCGGAGAGGATGAGGGACCTGTCGGAGCTGGTGAGCAACTGCCTGGCTATATTctcggcgacggccggcgaggacTTCGACGGCGTGCCGATACAgaacaggaggaggaggaggctgaTGGGAAGCTCCGACGGCGACGGAATGCCGAGGTGGCTGAGGAGAAAGGAGAGGAGGTTGCTGCAAATGCCGGTGACGGCGATACAGGCGGACGTGACGGTGTCGAAGGACGGGAACGGGACGTGCAAGACGATCTCGGAGGCCATCAAGAAGGCGCCGGACTACGGTACCCGCCGGTTTATCATATACGTGCGAGCCGGAAG GTACGAGGAAGATAATCTGAAGgtggggaggaagaagacgaacgTGATGTTCGTAGGGGACGGGAAGAGCAACACCATCATCTCCGGCGGCAAGAGCATCTTCGACAACATGACGACGTTCCACACCGCGTCCTTCg CTGCCACCGGAGCTGGGTTCATCGCTCGGGACATCACGTTCGAGAACTGGGCTGGGCCCGCCAAGCACCAGGCCGTGGCGCTCCGGGTCGGGGCGGATCATGCGGTGGTCTACAGGTGCAACATCATTGGGTACCAGGACACGCTGTACGTCCACTCGAACCGGCAGTTCTTCCGGGAGTGCGACATCTACGGGACTGTCGACTTCATCTTCGGGAACGCCGCCGTCGTGCTCCAGAACTGCAGCCTCTATGCCCGCAAGCCCATGCCCATGCAGAAGAACACCATCACGGCCCAGAACCGCAAGGACCCGAACCAGAACACGGGCATCTCGATTCACGCGTGCCGGATCCTGGCCACGTCGGACCTCGCCGCCTCAAACGGGAGCTTCCTCTCGTACCTCGGCCGGCCCTGGAAGCTGTACTCGAGGACCGTGTACATGATGTCCTACATCGGCAGCCACGTCCACCCGCGGGGCTGGCTCGAGTGGAATGCCACCTTCGCGCTCGACACGCTCTACTACGGCGAGTACATGAACTACGGGCCTGGCGGGGCGATCGGGCAGCGGGTCAACTGGCCTGGGTTCCGGGTCATCACGTCACCGGTGGAGGCCGGCAAATTCACGGTCGGGCAGTTCATATTCGGGACCTCCTGGCTGCCATCCACCGGCGTGGCGTTCCTGGCCGGACTAACCGTCTAA
- the LOC104437728 gene encoding calcineurin B-like protein 4 produces MGCFCSKGVKRTPGYEEPTVLAAETPFTVSEVEALYELFKKLSSSIIDDGLIHKEEFNLALFRNRNKRNLFADRIFDLFDVKRNGVIEFGEFVRSLGVFHPNAPIEDKIAFAFRLYDLRNTGSIEQEELKEMVLALLHESDLVLSEDVIETIVDKTFSQADAKGDGKIDQEEWKEFVSKNPSLIRNMTLPYLKDITLAFPSFVLRSEVEDSEV; encoded by the exons ATGGGCTGCTTTTGTTCAAAAGGTGTTAAGCGGACGCCTGGGTACGAGGAGCCTACTGTTCTGGCTGCTGAGACACCTT TTACCGTAAGCGAAGTGGAGGCGTTGTATGAGCTCTTTAAGAAGCTAAGCAGCTCAATTATTGATGACGGCCTTATTCACAAG GAAGAGTTCAATCTTGCTCTTTtcaggaacagaaataagagGAATCTCTTCGCTGACAGG atttttgaTCTATTTGATGTGAAGCGAAATGGTGTCATTGAGTTTGGAGAATTTGTCAGATCTCTGGGTGTCTTTCATCCAAATGCACCAATAGAAGACAAAATTGCAT TTGCTTTCAGATTGTACGACTTGAGGAACACTGGATCCATCGAGCAAGAGGAG TTGAAGGAGATGGTATTGGCACTTCTACATGAATCAGATCTGGTTCTTTCAGAGGATGTTATTGAAACAATTGTGGATAAG ACATTCAGCCAAGCAGATGCGAAAGGTGATGGGAAGATTGACCAGGAAGAATGGAAGGAGTTTGTGTCCAAGAACCCTTCGCTGATCAGGAACATGACGCTACCATATTTGAA GGACATTACGCTGGCCTTCCCGAGTTTTGTTCTTAGGTCTGAGGTAGAAGATTCGGAGGTGTGA